The genomic interval TGGGCGGGTCGGTCCGGGCCATCGCCGACGTCGCCCAGAACATCCAGCTGGTCGAACTCACCGTCACCGAGGAGTCGCCGATGCGCGGCTACACGCTCTCGGAACTCGAACTCCCGGCGGACTCGAAGCTGCTCGGCTTCGGGAAGGAAGGAGGGTCGGTCAGCCTCCCGAACGACGACGAGTCGCTCGAACTCGGAGACAGGGTCGTCGTCATCGCCGACTTCGACGCACTGTCGGACGTCAGACAGATAATCGTCGGCGAGTCGCCGCAGCGAGCGACGGCCTGAACTGACCGTCCGGCGACGCGCTCGTTCTCGGTTGCCACCGCTCTTCGACCGTTCTCCCGACGCCCCGAGTGACGACCGAATCGACGCCGACGCGCCGGTCAGAGCGGCATCGGTCCGCTGCCGCCCTCCTCGTCCTGTCGCGCCCGCGAGAGGAGGTTCGCGACGGGTGGTCGGTAGGTGAACCCGGGGACGACGCCCTCCATGTACGTCCCCTCGACGTACTCGGCGAAGGCCTTCGTCACCTCGGGCGCGCGGTCGGCGTTGCCGAACGTGAACTCGAACGTGGCGACGGCGTCGGTCCCCCTCGTCTCGACGTCGATGGCCTCGACGTCGACGGACTCACGGACCGTCCCCGGCGCGTCCTCCAGTCGCAACTCGAACGTCTCGAGCCAGCCGTCTCGCAGGCTGGGGCCGACGTCCTCCTCGACGGCCGCGTCGAGCGTCGGCACCCGGACCGTGAGCGAGTAGCGGAGCGCCCACCCGTCGGTCTCGCTGGCGGTGACCCGCCCACCGAACGCCGTCGTCTCCAGTTCGTACCCCTCCTCGCCCGCGTCGAACGCGTCGTGTGCGTCGAACGCACGCCGTGCCTTCTCCGGAAGGTCGCTCATTACACCTCTGTAGGCCGCTGCGACGGAAAAGGACACCGCGATGCACCGCTCGCTGACTGTGAAAGGACCAGACTGTTACTGCTCGGCCGCGTCCCCGACCACATGGCATCTCGCGTCAAACGGCTGTTCAAGCTGCTGTACAACGTCACGAGCATCATCACGGTGCTTCGACTGCTCCGCAAGGGGTTCAAGAAGATCCGCGGAAAGTAGCGCCCCCGTTCGGGGACGCCGTTCGGTACTGTAGGGAGAGAACTTTTCAGCCCGGCGACCGTTGGTTTCAACTGTACTTCGCGGTCGGCACCCGCTCGCGGACCGGACGGCGACTCGCCGCCCAACGGGCCCCACTCGACGGCGTGACCGGTCTCTCGCCCGAGTCGACGGACGGTTCGACATCGACGCCAACGACGACGGAACGACCGACGGGAGCCGTGCCGCGGGTCGGAGTTCGACTATGCCCTGGCAAGACCTCGTGTTCGCGGTCGGATCGATGGTCGGAATCATCGCCCTCCTCCCCACGCTCCGGGACCAGACCGCCCTGGTCCCGCGACGGACCTCCCTGACGTCGTTCGCCATCGGCGGCATCTACACCGCGGCGTTCGTCAGCCTCGGGATGTGGCTGTCGGCGCTCGGGTCGGTGCTCACGGCGACCATCTGGTTCGCCATCGCGTCCCTGCGGAGCGACGGCGGCGAGGCTGCGAACTCGGGGTGACGGCTGCTTCGTCTCGATTCGTTGGGAGTGGTCAGGAGCCGGTGGAGGGATTCGAACCTCGTCCGAGAACCTGCGCATCGCGCAGAACCTCGGTCTGGTTCAATTCTCTCACCGTCCATCGCTGTCGCTCACTGTCGTTCGCGACGAGCGATGCGGGAGGAGGGATTTGAACCCACGAACACCTACGTGAGCGGATCTTAAGTCCGCCGCCTTTGGCCAGACTCGGCCACTCCCGCCTACGCGACCCTGTGAGAGCGAGTGAAAAGGCCGTTGCGATTACCAGTCGACGCTGAGTGTCCCGTCACCCTGTGGGTCGGGGGCTATCTCCTCGCTGGTCCGCCGGTCGACGACGTGGATGACGCCGCGGTCCTTCTTCGCCGGACAGACCTCGGCGGCACGGACGTTGTGGTCGAGTTCCGCCTCGTCGAAGAAGTACGTCTGCGGTCGTGCGATTCCCGTCGAGAGGTCCATCTCCCAGTTCGCCGAGACCTCGGCGCACTTCCCGGCGGCGATGCACTTGTTCGCCTCGAAGATGATCTTGTAGGGCTTCTCCTCGACCGGCGGGGCGTCGGCCTCCCCGATGGTGCTCGGGTCGATTGGGGCGTCGGCGTCCTCCTCGCGACTCATGCGAGAGGGTTGCTGACGAGGCGGTTTGTCGCTATCGATAGTGCTCCCGAGCGACTCCCTACTCCTGGGTTCGACCACGGGAATCGAGTTCGCCGGCGGCGGTGCCGACCGAAGAGCAAGACGGACCCGCTGGTGTTCGGACGTGCGCCGAAAGAAAGAAGAGCGCGCGATAGCGCCGGACTACCGGCGAATCTGGACGGACTCGATGACGACGTCCTCGGTCGGCTTGTCGCTGCCGTCGGTGTTCACCGAGCCGATCTCGTGGACGACGTCCATCCCGTCGACGACCTCGCCGAAGACGGAGTGCTTGCCGTCGAGGTGCGGCGTGGCGTCGAGCGTGATGAAGAACTGCGAGCCGTTGGTGTTCGGTCCGGCGTTCGCCATCGAGAGCGTCCCCTCGCTGTCGTGGGTCAGGTCGTCGTGGAACTCGTCGTCGAACTGGTAGCCGGGGCCGCCGCGACCGGTGCCGGTCGGGTCACCGCCCTGGATCATGAACCCCTCGATGACGCGGTGGAAGATGGTGCCCTCGTACAGCGAGTCGTTCCGCGTCTCGCCGCTCTCCGGGTCCTCCCACTCCTGTGCGCCCGTCGCGAGCTCCGTGAAGTTCTCGACCGTACGAGGCGCTCGGTCCTCGTACAGTTCGAGTTCGATGTCGCCCTTGCTGGTCTTCAGGATCGCGTGGGGGTTGTCGTCGGCCATGGCCGAGGCCACGAATCGGGTGCAAAAAAGCGTGCCGATGGCGAGGACGGATTACGCGCCGGGAACGCCGAGTGCGCTGAACGCGAGGATGTTCAGGAGGGTGAGTATCCACAGCACGACCAGCGACGCGAGCCACGCGATGAACGCGATGCCAGCCGCCCGGAGCCACCCACCGGGGTACTGCCAGTTGACGACCGCGAGGTACGCGACGAACGCCAGCAGGAAGCCGACCAACGGCACCCACGAGAACACTGCCCACGCGATGGCACCGATGAGCGCCGTCACGAGCGCCCGCGAGTAGTCGTCGACGTTCGAGAGGACCCGAGCGCCGACGTAGATACCGAGTCCGCCGATGAGCAGACTCACGACGAAGTTGATGATGCTCCCGATGAACCCCTCCGCCTGGACGAGTACTGGTTCCATATTCCTCAAGACACGCCAAGGACACTTTGGTAAGCGGCGCTTGCAACCTTGCACCGGCAAACTCGCCAACCCGGGACGGTTTCGCGCCAGTTTCGCCGTTCGAAAACGACGTTCCCGCAGGTACAAACCGTAGCGGTCCCACACTCTCGTCAATGCACGCCAGCGAGCGTCTCACGCTTGCACGACTCCCTTCGGGGGTCGCCATCGAGACGACCGTCCACACCTACGGCACCGACGACGGTCCGACGCTCTACGTCCAGGCCGCCCAGCACGGC from Halomarina salina carries:
- a CDS encoding DUF5813 family protein; translation: MSDLPEKARRAFDAHDAFDAGEEGYELETTAFGGRVTASETDGWALRYSLTVRVPTLDAAVEEDVGPSLRDGWLETFELRLEDAPGTVRESVDVEAIDVETRGTDAVATFEFTFGNADRAPEVTKAFAEYVEGTYMEGVVPGFTYRPPVANLLSRARQDEEGGSGPMPL
- a CDS encoding ferredoxin; the protein is MSREEDADAPIDPSTIGEADAPPVEEKPYKIIFEANKCIAAGKCAEVSANWEMDLSTGIARPQTYFFDEAELDHNVRAAEVCPAKKDRGVIHVVDRRTSEEIAPDPQGDGTLSVDW
- a CDS encoding peptidylprolyl isomerase; protein product: MADDNPHAILKTSKGDIELELYEDRAPRTVENFTELATGAQEWEDPESGETRNDSLYEGTIFHRVIEGFMIQGGDPTGTGRGGPGYQFDDEFHDDLTHDSEGTLSMANAGPNTNGSQFFITLDATPHLDGKHSVFGEVVDGMDVVHEIGSVNTDGSDKPTEDVVIESVQIRR